In one window of Streptomyces roseofulvus DNA:
- the smpB gene encoding SsrA-binding protein SmpB codes for MAKGLVNVQGKPAKKAQDKGPERKLIAQNKKARHDYLILDTYEAGVALMGTEVKSLRMGRASLVDGFVQIEGHEAWLYNIHVPEYMQGSWTNHSAKRKRKLLLHRAEIDKLEQKASETGHTIVPLALYFLGGRVKCEIALAKGKKEYDKRQTLREKQDTRETARAIAAAKRRQRAQER; via the coding sequence ATGGCTAAGGGACTCGTCAACGTGCAGGGCAAGCCTGCCAAGAAGGCCCAGGACAAGGGGCCGGAGCGCAAGCTCATCGCGCAGAACAAGAAGGCGCGCCACGACTACCTCATCCTCGACACGTACGAGGCGGGCGTGGCGCTCATGGGCACGGAGGTGAAGTCGCTCCGGATGGGGCGGGCCTCGCTGGTGGACGGCTTCGTCCAGATCGAGGGCCACGAGGCGTGGCTGTACAACATCCACGTGCCCGAGTACATGCAGGGCAGCTGGACCAACCACTCGGCGAAGCGGAAGCGGAAGCTGCTGCTGCACCGGGCGGAGATCGACAAGCTGGAGCAGAAGGCGTCGGAGACCGGTCACACGATCGTGCCCCTCGCGCTGTACTTCCTGGGCGGCCGGGTGAAGTGCGAGATCGCGCTCGCCAAGGGCAAGAAGGAGTACGACAAGCGGCAGACGCTCCGGGAGAAGCAGGACACCCGCGAGACCGCGCGGGCGATCGCGGCGGCCAAGCGGCGCCAGCGCGCACAGGAGCGTTAA
- a CDS encoding S41 family peptidase translates to MPAGPAPLCLRPRGVARGAVLTLVFAGVLATAAATGVLPREDEAAREPRTGAGDRAVFDRAALHRAAAEAAADGKSGKQAAEEFVSRSGDRWGAVYDRREYAEFERSLDGAYTGVGLSATRTSPGGGVEVARVREGGPAERAGVRPGDRLLAVGGRETAGLSVSEVVSLLRGDGVPGSTVALRIRRAGMTWTQTLRRERLSTDPVTVSRPDPRTVVIRVAAFSKGAGDRVREAVREAPPGAGVLLDLRGNAGGLVDEAAVAASAFLDGGLVATYDVEGEQRSVYAERGGDTGRPLVALVDGGTMSAAELLTGALQDRGRAVTVGSKTFGKGSVQMPSTLPDGSVAELTVGHYRTPAGHDVDGRGIAPDVPAQDGAEERARTVLSGLGGGS, encoded by the coding sequence ATGCCGGCCGGCCCCGCGCCCCTCTGTCTCCGGCCCCGCGGTGTCGCCCGCGGGGCCGTTCTCACGCTCGTCTTCGCCGGAGTCCTCGCCACCGCCGCCGCGACCGGCGTGCTGCCGCGGGAGGACGAGGCCGCCCGCGAGCCCCGTACCGGCGCCGGGGACCGTGCCGTCTTCGACCGCGCCGCCCTCCACCGCGCGGCCGCCGAGGCCGCCGCCGACGGCAAGTCCGGCAAGCAGGCCGCGGAGGAGTTCGTCAGCCGCAGCGGCGACCGCTGGGGCGCGGTCTACGACCGGCGGGAGTACGCCGAGTTCGAGCGGTCCCTCGACGGCGCCTACACCGGCGTCGGCCTCTCCGCGACCCGTACCTCCCCGGGGGGCGGCGTCGAGGTCGCCCGGGTGCGTGAGGGCGGGCCCGCCGAGCGGGCCGGGGTGCGGCCCGGCGACCGGCTGCTCGCGGTCGGCGGGCGCGAGACCGCCGGTCTCTCCGTCTCCGAGGTCGTCTCCCTGCTGCGCGGCGACGGCGTGCCCGGCTCCACCGTGGCCCTGAGGATCCGCCGGGCCGGGATGACCTGGACCCAGACCCTGCGCCGGGAGCGGCTCTCGACCGACCCCGTCACCGTCAGCCGCCCCGACCCGCGGACCGTCGTCATCCGGGTCGCCGCCTTCAGCAAGGGCGCCGGCGACCGGGTGCGGGAGGCGGTGCGCGAGGCCCCGCCCGGCGCGGGCGTCCTCCTGGACCTGCGCGGGAACGCCGGCGGACTGGTCGACGAGGCCGCCGTCGCCGCCTCCGCCTTCCTCGACGGCGGCCTGGTCGCCACGTACGACGTCGAGGGCGAGCAGCGGTCCGTGTACGCGGAGCGGGGCGGCGACACCGGCCGGCCGCTGGTCGCGCTGGTCGACGGCGGCACCATGAGCGCGGCGGAGCTGCTCACCGGCGCGCTCCAGGACCGGGGCCGGGCGGTCACCGTCGGCTCCAAGACCTTCGGCAAGGGTTCCGTGCAGATGCCGAGCACCCTGCCCGACGGCTCGGTCGCGGAGCTCACCGTGGGCCACTACCGCACCCCCGCCGGGCACGACGTGGACGGGCGGGGCATCGCCCCCGACGTGCCGGCCCAGGACGGGGCGGAGGAGCGGGCCCGCACGGTATTGAGTGGCCTCGGAGGGGGCTCGTAG
- the ftsX gene encoding permease-like cell division protein FtsX, whose protein sequence is MRAQFVLSEIGVGLRRNLTMTFAVIVSVALSLALFGGALLMREQVSTMKDYWYDKVNVSIFLCNKTDAASSPKCAKGAVTKQQREQITADLKKMDIVENVIHETAEEAFKHYKEQYGDTAIASVITPDQMQESIRVKLKDPEKYKVVATAFAGRDGIESVQDQRSILETLFNMMRSVNYAAVALMLLMLVIALMLIINTVRVSAFSRRRETGIMRLVGASSFYIQMPFIMEAAFSGLIGGAFACVLLVAGRYFLVDHGLNLAEQMPLVNFIGWDVVLAQLPLVIVIGLLMPSVAAFIALRKYLKV, encoded by the coding sequence ATGCGCGCTCAGTTCGTGCTCTCCGAGATCGGCGTCGGTCTCCGGCGCAACCTGACGATGACCTTCGCGGTGATCGTCTCCGTGGCCCTGTCGCTGGCCCTCTTCGGCGGTGCCCTGCTCATGCGCGAGCAGGTCTCCACGATGAAGGACTACTGGTACGACAAGGTCAACGTCTCCATCTTCCTCTGCAACAAGACGGACGCCGCCTCCTCGCCCAAGTGCGCCAAGGGCGCCGTCACCAAGCAGCAGCGCGAGCAGATCACGGCCGACCTCAAGAAGATGGACATCGTGGAGAACGTCATCCACGAGACGGCCGAGGAAGCCTTCAAGCACTACAAGGAGCAGTACGGCGACACCGCCATCGCCTCCGTCATCACCCCGGACCAGATGCAGGAGTCGATCCGGGTGAAGCTGAAGGACCCGGAGAAGTACAAGGTGGTCGCGACCGCCTTCGCCGGCCGGGACGGTATCGAGTCCGTCCAGGACCAGCGGTCCATCCTGGAGACGCTGTTCAACATGATGCGCAGCGTGAACTACGCGGCCGTCGCGCTGATGCTCCTCATGCTGGTGATCGCCCTGATGCTGATCATCAACACGGTCCGCGTCTCGGCCTTCAGCCGCCGCCGCGAGACCGGCATCATGCGGCTGGTCGGCGCCTCCAGCTTCTACATCCAGATGCCGTTCATCATGGAGGCCGCGTTCTCCGGCCTGATCGGCGGCGCCTTCGCCTGTGTGCTGCTGGTCGCCGGCCGGTACTTCCTCGTCGACCACGGTCTCAACCTGGCCGAGCAGATGCCCCTGGTGAACTTCATCGGCTGGGACGTGGTCCTCGCCCAGCTGCCGCTGGTGATCGTCATCGGCCTGCTGATGCCGTCCGTGGCGGCGTTCATCGCGCTGCGCAAGTACCTGAAGGTGTGA
- the ftsE gene encoding cell division ATP-binding protein FtsE, which yields MIRFDNVSKSYPKQNRPALREVSLEIEKGEFVFLVGSSGSGKSTFLRLILREERASTGQVHVLGKDLARLSNWKVPHMRRQLGTVFQDFRLLPNKTVAQNVAFAQEVIGKPRGEIRKAVPQVLDLVGLGGKEDRMPGELSGGEQQRVAIARAFVNRPMLLIADEPTGNLDPQTSVGIMKLLDRINRTGTTVVMATHDQNIVDQMRKRVIELEKGRLVRDQARGVYGYQH from the coding sequence GTGATCCGATTCGACAACGTCTCCAAGTCCTATCCGAAGCAGAACCGCCCCGCGCTCCGGGAAGTCTCCCTGGAGATCGAGAAGGGGGAGTTCGTCTTCCTCGTCGGTTCGTCCGGCTCCGGAAAGTCGACCTTCCTGCGGCTGATCCTGCGGGAGGAGCGCGCCAGCACCGGCCAGGTGCACGTGCTCGGCAAGGACCTCGCCCGCCTGTCCAACTGGAAGGTGCCGCACATGCGGCGCCAGCTCGGCACCGTCTTCCAGGACTTCCGCCTGCTGCCGAACAAGACGGTCGCGCAGAACGTGGCCTTCGCGCAGGAGGTCATCGGCAAGCCGCGCGGCGAGATCCGCAAGGCCGTGCCCCAGGTGCTCGACCTGGTCGGCCTGGGCGGCAAGGAGGACCGCATGCCGGGCGAGCTGTCCGGTGGTGAGCAGCAGCGCGTCGCCATCGCCCGCGCGTTCGTCAACCGCCCGATGCTGCTGATCGCCGACGAGCCGACCGGCAACCTCGACCCGCAGACCTCCGTCGGCATCATGAAGCTGCTCGACCGCATCAACAGGACAGGGACCACCGTCGTCATGGCGACCCACGACCAGAACATCGTCGACCAGATGCGCAAGCGCGTCATCGAGCTGGAGAAGGGCCGCCTCGTCCGCGACCAGGCGCGCGGCGTCTACGGCTACCAGCACTGA
- the prfB gene encoding peptide chain release factor 2, with protein sequence MAVVDVSEELKSLSSTMGSIEAVLDLDKLRADIAVLEEQAAAPSLWDDPEAAQKITSKLSHLQAEVRKAEALRGRIDDLGVLFDLAEEMDDADTRAEAEAELTAVRKALDEMEVRTLLSGEYDEREALVNIRAEAGGVDASDFAERLQRMYLRWAERHGYSTEIYETSYAEEAGIKSTTFVVKAPYAYGTLSVEQGTHRLVRISPFDNQGRRQTSFAGVEILPVVESSDHVEIEESDLRVDVYRASGPGGQGVNTTDSAVRITHIPTGIVVSCQNERSQIQNKASAMNVLQAKLLERQRQEERAKMDALKDSGSSWGNQMRSYVLHPYQMVKDLRTEFEVGNPQSVLDGEIDGFLEAGIRWRKQQEQTK encoded by the coding sequence GTGGCAGTCGTCGATGTATCCGAAGAGCTGAAGTCCCTCTCCTCGACCATGGGGTCGATCGAGGCCGTCCTGGACCTCGACAAGCTGAGGGCAGACATCGCCGTGCTCGAAGAGCAGGCCGCGGCCCCGTCCCTGTGGGACGACCCGGAGGCGGCGCAGAAGATCACGAGCAAGCTTTCCCACCTCCAGGCCGAGGTCCGCAAGGCCGAGGCGCTGCGCGGCCGCATCGACGACCTCGGTGTGCTCTTCGACCTCGCCGAGGAGATGGACGACGCGGACACCCGCGCCGAGGCCGAGGCCGAGCTCACCGCCGTGCGCAAGGCGCTCGACGAGATGGAGGTCCGCACCCTCCTCTCCGGCGAGTACGACGAGCGCGAGGCGCTGGTCAACATCCGCGCCGAGGCCGGCGGCGTCGACGCCTCCGACTTCGCCGAGCGGCTCCAGCGCATGTACCTGCGCTGGGCCGAGCGCCACGGCTACTCGACCGAGATCTACGAGACCTCGTACGCGGAAGAGGCCGGCATCAAGTCGACCACCTTCGTCGTCAAGGCGCCGTACGCCTACGGCACCCTCTCCGTCGAGCAGGGCACCCACCGCCTGGTGCGCATCTCGCCCTTCGACAACCAGGGCCGCCGCCAGACCTCCTTCGCGGGCGTCGAGATCCTCCCCGTCGTCGAGTCCTCGGACCACGTCGAGATCGAGGAGTCGGACCTCCGTGTCGACGTGTACCGCGCCTCCGGCCCCGGCGGCCAGGGCGTCAACACGACCGACTCGGCCGTGCGCATCACGCACATCCCGACCGGCATCGTGGTCTCCTGCCAGAACGAGCGCTCGCAGATCCAGAACAAGGCGAGCGCGATGAACGTCCTCCAGGCCAAGCTCCTGGAGCGCCAGCGCCAGGAGGAGCGCGCCAAGATGGACGCGCTCAAGGACAGCGGCAGCTCCTGGGGCAACCAGATGCGCTCCTACGTCCTCCACCCGTACCAGATGGTCAAGGACCTGCGGACGGAGTTCGAGGTCGGCAACCCGCAGTCGGTCCTGGACGGCGAGATCGACGGCTTCCTGGAGGCCGGCATCCGCTGGCGCAAGCAGCAGGAGCAGACGAAGTAA
- a CDS encoding serine/threonine-protein kinase, with protein MARNIGSRYTAHQILGRGSAGTVWLGEGPEGPVAVKLLREDLASDQELVGRFVQERTALLGLDHPRVVKVRDLVVDGNDLALVMDLVRGTDLRTRLDRERRLAPEAAVAIIRDVAEGLAAAHAAGVVHRDVKPENILLDMEGPLGPGGAHPALLTDFGVAKLIDTPGRTKATRIIGTPDYLAPEIVEGLPPRAAVDIYALATVLYELLAGFTPFGGGHPGAVLRRHVTETVVPLPGIPEELWQLLVQCLAKAPASRLRASELAARLADVLPLLKGIPPLDVDEPDAEPAAAPEPYEDPAHATSTGTDTGRRRAAVPLVPGASADSHRDTHTSMRVPGPEELSGGPHGTARAPRPAGARRPGSARNRAGAVRKRRIALGIAAAVAAGALGVGGYLALAGDDGTAPQDSRPSSQPAQP; from the coding sequence TTGGCACGGAACATCGGCAGCCGCTACACCGCCCACCAGATCCTCGGGCGGGGCAGCGCCGGAACGGTGTGGCTCGGCGAGGGGCCCGAAGGCCCCGTCGCCGTCAAACTGCTGCGCGAGGACCTGGCCTCCGACCAGGAACTCGTCGGCCGCTTCGTGCAGGAGCGGACCGCCCTGCTCGGACTCGACCACCCGCGCGTGGTCAAGGTCCGCGACCTCGTCGTCGACGGCAACGACCTCGCCCTCGTGATGGACCTGGTCCGCGGCACCGACCTGCGCACCCGCCTCGACCGCGAGCGCCGGCTCGCCCCCGAGGCCGCCGTCGCGATCATCCGCGACGTCGCCGAGGGCCTGGCCGCCGCCCACGCGGCCGGCGTCGTCCACCGGGACGTCAAGCCGGAGAACATCCTCCTCGACATGGAGGGCCCGCTCGGCCCCGGCGGCGCCCACCCCGCCCTCCTCACCGACTTCGGCGTCGCCAAGCTCATCGACACCCCCGGCCGCACCAAGGCCACCCGGATCATCGGCACCCCCGACTACCTCGCCCCCGAGATCGTCGAGGGCCTGCCGCCGCGCGCCGCCGTCGACATCTACGCCCTCGCGACGGTCCTGTACGAGCTGCTGGCCGGCTTCACCCCGTTCGGCGGCGGCCACCCCGGCGCGGTCCTGCGCCGGCACGTCACCGAGACCGTCGTCCCCCTCCCCGGCATCCCCGAGGAGCTGTGGCAGCTGCTCGTCCAGTGCCTCGCCAAGGCCCCCGCCTCCCGGCTGCGCGCCTCCGAGCTGGCCGCCCGCCTCGCCGACGTCCTGCCGCTGCTCAAGGGCATCCCGCCGCTGGACGTGGACGAGCCCGACGCCGAACCGGCGGCGGCCCCGGAGCCGTACGAGGACCCGGCCCACGCCACCTCCACCGGGACCGACACCGGCCGCCGCCGCGCCGCCGTCCCGCTGGTGCCCGGCGCCTCCGCCGACTCCCACCGCGACACCCACACCTCCATGCGCGTGCCCGGCCCCGAGGAGCTGTCCGGCGGCCCGCACGGCACCGCCCGCGCCCCGCGCCCGGCCGGTGCCCGCCGGCCCGGCTCGGCCCGCAACCGGGCCGGGGCCGTCCGCAAGCGCCGGATCGCCCTCGGCATCGCGGCCGCCGTGGCCGCGGGCGCGCTCGGCGTCGGCGGCTATCTGGCGCTCGCCGGGGACGACGGGACCGCGCCCCAGGACTCCCGGCCGTCCTCCCAGCCGGCGCAGCCGTAG